DNA sequence from the Armigeres subalbatus isolate Guangzhou_Male chromosome 1, GZ_Asu_2, whole genome shotgun sequence genome:
agatttccgtttactcTTTCCGAAGAATAAAAAACGTTGTATGACTGCAATTGGTGCACCTGAGTTTCCATaacgtattgaaaattgagtatttttttccTCCTTGTTTTGAagagttaaattttcaaaattccaaaattgcaATAAGTCAGCATTGAATGGGAATTTCCAAAccccaaatatttgaaaatcaaagaCGATGAATATATTCTATAGATTCAAGAAATAAATTTGTTGgataaaaatctagaaaaacaaaattctaaaaattaaatagggaaactgttccattttccatctcactgaacatatattcaagacaaaattttcaaaacgacttatctgcttttgtaaacaaagattcaaacgacgatttgacgaatctgatagctctcccacgcaaactaacaccatcaataggtaggtgaaggtttccgctacctgtggatggtgttggtttgcgtgggagagctatcagattcgtcaaatagtcgtttgaatctttgtttacaaaagcagataagtcgttttgaaaattttggcttgtattcatcttatcgcaaaacaaagaaatactaCACCAATCTCgtcacttctttttgctaacatgcatgctcactgctggaaaaaataacaaaaaaaaagaaacaaatcaaattccttcccattgctttgtttttgatgagattgacataggagctatgagatgaagtgccgaaccgttaccctatttgaaattgaagaaatcgcgaattaaaaatttaaattgccGAAAATGTGttcagatcgattttagaaagcaaaatagtgtttttgagcgaaaacaaaaatttgggttgtaggGGGTTAAGTTTTAAGTATAATGTCGAATTATTCCACTTGTCTATTGAAAATACCAGAATCAAATCTAAACCTACTatcttttattctttcttccacaGACCGTCCTGAACCTGTCTCAAATTGTTCAATCTCGTTTAATCGGTGTAAGCCTTTTCTGGGCCATGCTGGTAATTGGATTAACATACGCTGGTATCCGAacgacgtacatgttcatggtCATACTTTTGTTCTCATTGATGTCGTCACTAGTCACGACGGCACTGAACTGGCAGAATACTACACGGAAATGGCTCCTGGTACATCTCGCTTTTCAGTCACTTACAATGCTGTGGGCGACCCAATACTACCATATGTTCATGAAACTCTTTATACCGTTATCCGGACGCTCGGGTGGATATAAGAACCCTGAGTTTATGATAGGATCCTTGGCTGCCCTAAGTACGCTATTCATCAGCAGCTACATGGTACCTTTAGTGAGCCTACTGAAAAGAGGGTCTGAGCTCACTTCCAAATTGACCGTGTTCATTCTGCTCGCAGTTTTGATGGCTTGCTTCACTCAAGTTGGATTTCCCTTTAGAGATGATAGCGCACATTATCCCACGGTTCAGCGTCACTACGTTACGGTAGGTTTAATATCTATTTCGGTGTAAGACAGGTGACTCGACTCAATTGTTCTAAATTTATAATGATTCACGCCCAAGTTGGTATTTTTAACCTTGAGTTGCCTATGTCACGTTTACTTATGTATTCTTCAATTATGATCGATAACGTACTATCCAAAAATAGAGTAATGTAAAGCATTGTCATGTGCTTATAAGCGTTTTAACTGAAAACATCAACTCATTATCGACATGTTTTTGTTATTAGATGACGATGATTCCGATCGTAGAGCCACAGTTtgatccatttaaaaaaaaactcattacGCAGAGGCATTATAAAGCTCGCAGTTTGAATAAGCTATAACGAGCAGATTTTGAGTACATTATTATGAATTTGGAactaaaaaatactaaaaagttCTTCTTTATCACTGTATTTTTACAAAgtctattttattttcatattttcagcaTGTTATGCGGTCATACTACGATGATCTGGGAAACTCCAGAGGTAATGATTCTGGATACTTATTCCGTGAAATGGACCGCCATTCGTACCGCTTGGTACGTGGAATTGCAAATCCAGAGAAGGTTACGGCGATGCACGAAATGAACACATGTGAGACGGAAATTTTCTGTGCCGTCCCATTTTACTCCATGTGGCACCAGATACAATTCGAGTAAGTATGCTGATTCCCGGCAAATGTTGTCATGCTTATTATGCGAGAATGAGCGGGGTACACTTGTCATGAAAAAttcctaattttagtttttcacaattttctcaatttcacctgttatattttttaaatttttggggaatggtgcattttGACCAAAAAAGGCCACAAATGCAGTTTCTCTAACAAACTGTTGATTTATTATGATGTTGCTCAATTTGATTCTTTGGGGCTGTTGTAAAATAATCTAATTTCTTCCCATTTCAGTAATTACTGGTTGCCTGGACCACCGCCTGTTGCAGATAAGGTAGTAACTTTGAAAAAGATCAAACATGAACAATTGAACGACTCTGTTCGACGGTTGACTTTCATTTTGAAGGGAAGCATCCAATCTTCCCTAATCATTGGAGCAAAGCCTGGGGTGAAACTAGTGAATTGGAGTTTACTCGATAAGTTGACTCCCCCAACTGAGTTCAACAACCAAAAAGCGCACTTCGTGTTAATAACGCATGGATTACCCAGTGATTCGTGGGAAATCACTATGGATTTCGAACACGACGACAAGAATCATGATGGATTGCTGGCAGATATTGCTGTCGTAACAACACATTGGGAAGCACATCGCTTGCATACGCAGCAATTCACAGACTTGATAAATAAGTTCCCTTCGTGGGCGCACGTAGTTCCATCAGTTGCAGTTATGAATATTTACgtattttaaataaagaagacaattttattaataatTACTATAATTTCTACATAGAACACAAAAGAAACTTTGTTATGAAAGATGAGGTCATCGTAGCAGAAGTCTGTTTACTTAGGACTACGAAGAAcccttcgatcgaatagagttcgtcgtCTCGTCATACGTTCGTCCTCACTTGAAAGGCCAAAGTATTTCGAGATGTGCTTCTGTCACCGGTCGACCATCGTATTCAAGCATCATTTAACCGAAGTCACGCCCCTTCGTAATCTTCATCCAATGTAGTATTTTGTTATCATAAAAGATGTGTATCTTCCACATCGTGGTTAAATCGTGCCTTTTCTTTTTGCTATGGCAAAGAACTAATTTTCCAAGGCACTCCGTCAGAAGGAAGGAGATCGCACACTCATCACCACTTTAACCACCCATGGACATCCACATGTCCTGAGGTGTCGACGTCCATACGCCCAGGCCAGCTCACCTTTTGAATTACTTCACGGTTGGCTTTGAACCGGGGAAATCGAATGACCCTATACCTACCTCAATTTATGGGAATTGAATTGACGGGGTTCTTCTGGGTCGAGGTTTGGTACCGTGTGTCGAAAATGGTTTTACGAGCCATCACGCATGCGGTCACTAATGGATGCTGGCGTTGCATGGAGATGTGCACTATATACAGGGTTATGACAGGGTTGAACATATCCTCTAGGATCGATTGGCGTTTGCCTAGGAACTTGGGTGTCCGGGTGATTTTAGAACCGAGGGCACGATTGAAAGCAGCATAGCGTTGTCCGGGCGTCCCGTAGAGATGACGTAGGAAAGACAATCTTACTCCCAATTGACGAGGAGAGATCCGACCTCACGATGTGACCAAATTATTGTTCGCAACTTGAAGGACTTTCTTTAGCGTCCCACGCACTGCACTTTTGATTTTCCACTATCTGATTCAACCACTGACTTGTGagattttttctttaaatacGTGTTGTTCGCTATCTATACCGGACTTAAGTGTCTCGAGACCAAGCCTTttaacaatattatttattcagttttaacaatattatttattcatttatttaactAATTTTAAGGCCGTTTATTGTTACCTATCCTGTCGGTAACACCACCAATGTTCGTAATCATACATTCCTTGCATTCCATCGAATAATTCCATCGAATAAACTGGGCTAAGGATGGATTCGATTTAATGTTCACATTCAATATTTGTTAATTTGAGgggattgctcagttcgattgaaGAATTCTTTGCATATAGCCAAAGTGTCATCTTTGGTGGCTGGCTGCATAAAAAACTTATATGTAGCTATTTCATATTATACTAACGAAACTACTGTCAAAACTGATCATGATCCAGGTTATTTCTATTCAATGAACAAATGACAATCGTAATCGATTCTTAGGTTCGCCAGTATTAAACGTACCCCTCTTTTATAAGTTATTCATTATTAGAATTTTCAGTTCAATGCTGGTTCATCTCATGTCCCCTAGTTCTGTTTGGCCATCATAGAAGCAATCCATAATGAATCAATATAGCATTACCATGGCACAACGAATCGCACCAGTAAGAATTATCGATTTAACAATTTTAAGATTTGTACTCTTTTTCCACGCGTATTAGCATCAGCATGTCGTACCTTTGCCTCGGTCCGATCAGTGCGGGAAAAACGCTACTGCTTACGTGCTTGCAAAATCCGGACTCGGTTAATTTCACATCCCATTCTGTGCCCAGCGTTGGTACAAATTTGTTCACCATAAAAATTCCCCCCTTGGTCATTGATGAGAAGGAAATCAACATAAAGCCAACCCCACCAGCCCGTAAACGAGATCTAGTTCAAGTTCGAGAGGTCGGTGGCTGCCTGGCACCAATTTGGCGCGATTATATGAATAGACCCATCGATAAAATCATCTACGTGGTAGATACGTCAAATCTTTGCCAGATCTCAGCTGCTGGTGAGTTTGGAGGTGGTAACATTAATTTAACAATTGATCTAATGCATAATCTTTCCTCAGGTGTTTTGCTGTACTCCATGCTAGCAGAGCCAAGGTTGCAAAAAGCGAAATTCTTGTTGGTTCTCTCGAAGATGGATCTCGCTTACCGTCAGATGAGAAATGAAGCTTTGTTGATGTTACAGATGGAAAAGTTCAGAAAACAGATTGCTCAGGATATCACTATTGTGCAGTTTAGTGCCATTAACAAGGAAGGGATGGACGAAATCTACGACTGGTTGGCTACCTGAATACAAAATGGCCAGGCCATTTTTACGAGGTGTCAACAACTAAGCACCGGTCCTACTATATAGTAACCACATATTAACATACAAGTTTCATAAACATTACTTTCATTGGtaaaaataaatgcaatagaCCACACAAATAGGGAATATTATCATGATAATAATCATTATTTATGCGACATGTTGCTAAACCATATGAGTAAAGTTGTAAGTAAATATAAATACAACGAGTGTTCGACAAAGGTTCACAACAAGTCGTATACATTTTTCTGCGataacgaaaaatgggcttcgAAATGCTGTTGTCTGATTTTAAGGGGAACCCCCTCGGATTGTGCCTTTAGcagagaaaatcaatctctgaaaatatcAGCTCAATCACTTGTTGAATAAGCTGGCGAAtttggtttgaagtttgtatgtaGATTTCAGTCAAAATTCGTCGCTCTTTTGTGCTGAAAACTGGTTCGGAAAGCTTGACTGGGCACAAAATTGCAACAAAGGTAGTTGATGTTGAAGAAGAACCCAACAAACATTTGCATtcacatttttcattttatcaTCATTTTGTAGAATTTTCCTTTAACTGTCTTTCTTTCTCAATCGGGCTTATACGAACTAATTTCCAGATTCCAGCACGAAAGAGTAATAGAGTTGTATTTACTTATCCATTTTGGCTGAAACTCAGGTGATTATACAACTAAGCCACAATTTGAATATTTCgggaaccacgtgctttttccagTAATTTGTTAAATAAGGGTTAAATAATGGTacatcatttgtttacttatgTTGGACAATCGATTTAATTTAAGCATTGTACAAACACTATTAGGCACAGCAAATGCTGTGCGGGAAGGGAAGGGAAGATAGGGAAGAGGGAGTTTGTTCCTTTCGAaagtgcaaatctgatcgagtgtctgttctccatgttaggagcggcttaCAACCGGAAATTGCGGGGTTGATGTCAGGTCCTGCAAGCCagcttttaaaaaatacaaacaaagAATAAGCAGCGATAGAATacggaccggaacaatcggcAAAGACCACAGCGGTGaaaaaggactagcgattggaaactcggctcgtggaactgcaaatctcttaaAATCCATCCATACGCGTACTCGCCGTACTCACAACTAACTGctgacagaatcacaaatcgacaacgttcagattattattattattatttgtctttatttcagATCTTTAAACTCTTAGAGTCGTTCACGTCACGTCATGAGCTTGAACTATTACATTTAGATATATCTTATCTTATATATAttaatacaaattcatatgtTTTTAAACAAACCAGATTCTTTTAAAAACAGAAGTTGTTTTTCTTCTGACGATGAATCattctcaagaatttttccTATTGGTAGTTCTAGCTGGTGTTTCCGACGTAGATCGTAAAAAATTGGACAGTTAACAATAGTATGTTCTACAGTAGGCGCTCCACGACCGCATTCACAATTCTCATCTCTACTCCCATTACACACATGTGGATGAGAGAATCTGCAATGTCCCACACGTAATCTCGAGAGCACTATCTGTTGTTTCCGATTCGGTTGATCCGACCACTTCTCCGTCgtgtattttatttttctgaggaACACATTTCGCTCTACATTCCATCTTGTAGCAAACGTGGCATTTATTGATGATTTTATGTATTGTCTGATGTCATCCCCTGGTGTTTTGATACGCAAGCGTCTTGCAATGCAGCCCcgatattttttctgatttttacaACCTAGATTCTCACCtatggttttcaaaattttaccgCTAATGCTTTCAAAGTTTGATGAAAAATTTGTTCTTTTACCGATTCTTGCTAAAATCAGTCTTGCTCTCAAACCAAACCGAACATCTACCGGAGTTCTCCTGACGCAACAGCAGATATCCATCCGAAAGTGGAACAGTACGAACACGATCTTTGTTGAAGCTACTCCCGCGTACAATTCATTTTCTCGCTACATGGAATGGAAGCCCAACTAAACTTTTCGGTGATTATTCGTCAAGTACTGATGCAGCTCCCTGCTGCTGAGGCAGTTCAAACGAGCGCCAGCAGTTCTAAGCTATTACCAAGTTCCGCCTGGCGCCTGACCTGTTTCTGAGTGCAATCACCGTTTACTAAACATGGAGCCAGCTGCTTATGTCAGAGATAGTCTATCCAGAGAAAGTTCTGAAAGCTGTTGAAGTACATATCAAGCGGTTCTGAAGCGTTTTGCGAAGATGACTTCCCAGTATCTAAGGTGATAAACGAACTTCCTTAGTCGATTGATATCCATCCGTCAAACAAGGACCATCCAACTTGCCATTCAACGGATCTTTGGTGAGccctttctgatttattttattattgttcGTTTTATATTCGTGGACAAATGCATGGTACGAAGTAACTTGTACCTATTGAGAGTTTTTATCCAGAGTTTAAAAAAgataattagatatttttagTATATCCAATTGAGCAATAGGAAAAAGCACTGATAAATTTGATGTAGGCTCAGATTGTTTGGCCTCATGTGATTATTGTAGGGAGTGATTAATAGGTTAAATCGTGAATTTTatgatttgaataatttaagTTTATGATTTTgggttcatatttttatatactcaaAGTGGCTCCAGAGTAGCGGaactgatttagaatttgaatACTTTTCTATATTTCAAGTCTATTAGTTATCTTAATTTTCTTCACATCATGTTAATTTATAATCACGGATGTCAGTGTTATAATCATGCTAAAATAAGGCCACAGGTCGGAAAGATATTGGTAAAAAATTGATCTGAACGCGATCTTGCCTACCGAGTAAGAAATGGATAATTGCGTCTtgtgtttaagtttttaaatatcaTATTAACATTTAATTTAAGCCATCGATATTGttaaaaaattatataaaagcgAAGCTATCAGCGAATCACTTAGTCTATAATAACTATAATCAAGAACCTGTTCTACAGAGACGATTCTGTCGAAGGCTGCAAgtgtctttaataaagacaacaaCAATAATACTAATAAATCTCTAAAAATCAGATGATAAAATGCTAAAACTGTTGTACATAAAAATATTCATACAAGTTAATaaaatagaagttgcataggtcacatcactttccattgcGAATCGCGATCAATGTAACTGAATAAATCGTAAAGAGTGCAAGTGTGTTCGTATTTTGTGCTGGACGCAGTACGTGCTGATTCTGCTGTGTGGGTGAGTAAATTggaaagtgaaacaatcagttcagttcagatttTTTCGTGTTTTGTATTGGACGTAGAAAGATCTGAGATTGCGTCCagacgtgttttcttcagtaatcagaacgatcggccggtcatcgaaattttgttctgctttgtgcggtaagcagaacgatcggccggtaaccgaaattttgttctgtttcGTGCGTGTATGTAATTTAattagaaagtgaaagtttaaaTCGTGTCTAGAcatattttcttcagtaagcagaacgatcggccggtcatcatagttttattctgctttgtgcggtaagcagaacgatcagccgatcaccgaaattttgttctgctttgtgcggcctttaaaaaaatagttttgttttcatcgatcaaactacacgctatacacggcataccgtttaccaaaacgaaccctgccacactccctaccccatatatccaacatcccagtgatctctcgtggaagtgcagatgactcgtcggcttctatcaaagcgagtatcacgtcaacaatttcctacctattccctaattgacctgcattcggacacggccggcgctggtattgcttacttttgggtcaccagttcttacacattgaagatgatgttagtcccaaacttcatctgttggttctctgtgtaattacagctgacctggcaataatggagtagcaaccgtgggcggtcaatcatgctcatgctcatgctcatgcaagCGTCTTGCAATGCAGCCCCGACCAGCTAACATGTCCGCTTTCACGTTTCCAGATATACCGCTATGCCCTGGTACCCAACAAAATACAATGCTGGCTTTATTAAATTCCTCAAGTGATTGTACACAAGGATGCGTTGATCGTTTGTTTTGTAATGCCATCAGCACACTCGCTGAATCCGTGAAAATGATTGAATTCCCACCAAGCTCTGATGCAATTTTAGCAGCTAGATTGAGCGCAACTGCTTCTGCGGAAAAAACATACATTTGATCTGGAAGGCGAAAGCTTTTTTCATCAGTCGAGCTGTATATACCAATTCCAACTATGCGAGAGCCGTCGGTGTATATTTGACGTTATAGCTGATACTTCTCGTATACCACATGTTGAAAAACAGCTTTTGCCTTGGCTGGTGCATCACGTGCTCGGATTGTTTTTTTGATTGTCCAATCAATCGGCGGAGAAGGTACATCCCATCTTCTGTCTCCGACTCTACAAAGCTGGGACACAGGTGGAAATGTAGCATCCGTTATACGGTGGAACAAATTTTGGGCATTTGTTAAAAGTTCTTTGTATTGAACAAAGCCAGCTTTCTCCGCAAGACGAACTGCTCTTGTTGCGATAGCTATCACTACCGTGAGGTCGAAGGGAATACATATGTCCGGCTTCAACACAGGTGGACATTGTAGGGGAGCTTGGTAGTAGACCGGATGTCGTTCGAATCGAGGAGTTGTATACCGGGCCAAGGATTTGGATCATGTTTTCAAAGCTAGCGCAAGTGATCTGAATTCCATAGAATAATTTGCTGCAGATAAGCGCATTAGCTACACGTTGTAGAACTTGTCGATTACTGCATGTGTGCCTACTGCTAATTGTTTTCACTAGTTGCATACGACTCTTCACTTCTTGTTTCACTCTTTGGAAGTGTTGAACGAAATTTAAGTCTAGATTTTTCGAGAGACTCCATAAGTCTCCTGTTGACCATTCTTTCCATTAATTTTGCCATACAACTTGTTAAGCTAATTGGTCGAAAATCTCGTAGTTGGCAGCTTCTTGGTCCAGCTTTGGGTATTGGTACTACTATGCTTGAACGCCATTCATCTGGAAATGTACCATTCTTCCACATTATGTTGTAACTGTCCAATAGTTTGCGTGTAACAGTATATGGCAATTTTTTTATCATGGGATAGCCAATTTCATCGGGTCCGCAAGATTTACTTTTGCACGTGTCTAGAGCAAAAAGAAGTTCATCAAAGAAGAAAGGATGGTTGCAAGCTTCCAGAAGATCTTGTTTGACTGCACCTGAACAGTATGGAAAGGGCTTACTGCGTTCtcgatccttcaaaaatttctccgagTAAGTATCGGTAGCGGacaatttggcaaaatattttGCCAGTTCTTCGCTAATTTCTCGTGGATCATCTGATGAGTGTCATCGATCAATAAAGAGAACCCTCGTATTCTTCTTTTTCCACTCGGAGAGTTGATCCGACGCCAGATTTCTGTGACGGAGATAGATGCATTTATTCCATCGAGGAAGTTTTCCCATGCTTTGATTCTTCGACAGTTGCGACGTGCATCGCGGAATCTTTCTATGTACATTTCTTTGTCGGGGTGATCAGGCTTAATTCTTTTCATTTTACGCAGCGCTTTCCTCCGCTGCTTAACAGCTTCTTCTACTTCCGTGTTCCACCAGTAGGTAGCTTTGGTTCCTACTTTAGATGATGataacacagataaaaatatgttgtgattttaaatgttttttcatgcacatatttggagcatgcaaataaacgtaaaacTCAATTGATATTACTGTTCTTTCAagtcaaaatgaatttaaactgtgcttgcttgtaaaattcaatcaatttttattgaatatcgaatgtttattcgtttgttgtgaccagctgcaattttacacgtcgttgaattttcaaaattatttgctgtgaatGGTATACTCGAATTTCCGGCTTTTCTTATCAGTTCTCCGATTTCCTGCACCGAATATTGCGTGTCACGATCAAACAGCTCTATAATATTTCTTTCATAGTTTTCCCAGTCAGCCGAATCAAATAGCCATCTCCTACGACGGGTGGTTTCTGGAACAGTGTCGCTCCCAAGGATAAAGATCGCATAATGATCGCTGCCACATGTATCATTGGCTCTGCGCCAATTGATATTTCTCGCTATGCTGCTGGAGCATATCGACAAATCTATGGCAGATCCAGCTGCGCCACGTGAAAAAGTATTACAACCGTCGTTAAATATAATGAGGTCCATGTTTTCTGCTACCTGTGCAACGATACTTCCCCTTTTGTCGTTTTGTGGTGATCCCCATGCTATATGATGTGCATTGAAATCGCCTAGTAAGAGATATAAAGATGCAAGCTCGTTCAACAAATCCTGGATCTTCTTTTCAAAACTGTCGCAGCTCCTCGGAGGGATGTAGATTGAAACTATCGTTAGATTGTTATTTGCATATAATTGAATTGCCAACGCCAGCAAATCGGTCTTCAGGGGAACAACGTGATGGGGTGTTGTAGCAGCTACTGCCAGGGCGATGGAATGATGTGAAACTATTCCGCTTTTAAGGTACCATTTATAGGCACCACCCAACCAAGAGTCGATGCGGCGCGTTTGCTTAACATGGGTTTCCTGAAGCGCGAGAACGATAGGCTGCATTTGTTTCGTTAGGATGACCAAATCGTTGAGATTTTTTGGAAGACTACTTATGTTCCACTGGAGAGCGATGATTTTCTTAGAACCGCTCATGGTATAAGATGCTGAAGATGAACTGGAGTTCAAAGAAGTTGATCGTTGCTTCTCCGGTAGGTGACCTTGACGATGAATTGCGGGagtattctgaaaaatattttcctggAGATGGTGACTGTTGTCGAGTACATTATCAGTTTGACTTGCCTGATTTGCTAGGCAACCCATGTCAACTGCTGCCGAGGCTCATCAGCTCTATTAGAGCCATGTTTTAGATAGACGATGTTGTAGTTTTGTGTTGATTTGCTGGTGGTTGGTAAATAGTTGTTGTATAGAGTACATTTCATCATATTCCTCAGCAGTTAACGTTTTGAAACTAATTGATTTGATTGTGCAATCGATTTGATTGTTGTGATGAACTTGATGGGCGTTGGATATATTGTCTGCTGGTTGCTGTGGACAGACGGGCACTGTGGTAGGTTGAAGGTCTACGGGTTGGGGTATTGCGTCCCGGACTATCTTCCCAGCCAACAGTGCTTCTCTTCCAGGAAGTGAGGAGGGTACATTACTTTCCCCACCCTCAAACCGCTTTGATTGTAAGATGTTATTGTTGCTATGTGGTTTATTGCAGGTTGTTTGATATGTTGATGATGGTTTATTAGACATAATTGAGTTATTGTTTAAGAAATTCCAAGTTGTCGAATTCACCGCTAGGACTAGAAGCAACAGTATCATTCAGACATTCAATCATCCACGATGCATCGTCGTCGTTTCTTATAGGCTCTACCTCTAATACCACTTGTTTGGCTGGTGTGGCCTTGGGGGAGGACAGTGGTGAAATATTTATCCTTTTGTAAGTTGCTCGCTGGCTCTGATCAGTGCGTTTTCGGTGGTGTAGTCATACCATCATGAATCAAAACAGATTGAGTAAGGGCAGGATTTGTGCAAGGCGCTTGGTTGTTCTGCGAATGATCTGTTTCAGCTTGTTGACTAGTGTCCTCAGTGATGCTGCATGGAGACAGATGGTTGTCGTCTGTTCGAAGGGGAATTTGGTTCACCATCAACTTGGTTTTGAtgaattctttcaatttttccATTTGTTGGGTCAAAGCCTGAATTTGAGCATCCTTCGTAGAAATTAcctttttcatttcattcacgATTTGATTATCATTCATTCGGCCGTATGCTGTGATTTTGGCATAACTACTCGAACTCGATCCTTCGTTTACTCTTTTCCTGGCTTCCGGATAAGAGATATTATGATCAATCTTAGTCCTAATTATTTCAACTTCTTTCTGATAGATGGGACACTTTCTAAAGCTAGATTGATGATCTCCTTTGCAGTGCATGCAGTATG
Encoded proteins:
- the LOC134206573 gene encoding ADP-ribosylation factor-like protein 16, which gives rise to MSYLCLGPISAGKTLLLTCLQNPDSVNFTSHSVPSVGTNLFTIKIPPLVIDEKEINIKPTPPARKRDLVQVREVGGCLAPIWRDYMNRPIDKIIYVVDTSNLCQISAAGVLLYSMLAEPRLQKAKFLLVLSKMDLAYRQMRNEALLMLQMEKFRKQIAQDITIVQFSAINKEGMDEIYDWLAT